In Corynebacterium endometrii, one DNA window encodes the following:
- a CDS encoding DUF3817 domain-containing protein, producing the protein MTAPQVHPERQKRVAGALKFFSIAATITGIFLLILVVRMILEYIVGMEMPSWATYVAQAHGLAYMVYLVSILNLAPKAQWSVGKWLTTALAGVVPFLSFWMEAKRRKEVKAQFQL; encoded by the coding sequence ATGACTGCACCTCAGGTTCACCCAGAACGCCAAAAGCGCGTGGCTGGCGCGCTGAAGTTCTTCTCCATCGCCGCAACCATCACCGGTATCTTCCTGCTCATCCTGGTAGTCCGCATGATCCTGGAGTACATCGTGGGCATGGAAATGCCTTCTTGGGCCACCTACGTCGCGCAGGCGCACGGCCTGGCCTACATGGTGTACCTGGTCTCCATCTTGAACCTGGCCCCTAAGGCCCAGTGGTCCGTGGGAAAGTGGCTCACCACCGCCCTAGCCGGCGTTGTCCCCTTCCTCTCATTCTGGATGGAGGCCAAGCGCCGCAAGGAAGTTAAGGCGCAATTCCAGCTCTAA
- the rdgB gene encoding RdgB/HAM1 family non-canonical purine NTP pyrophosphatase — protein sequence MKLLVASNNKKKLGELERILSDSGLSGVELLPLSAVEPYDEPVEDGRTFADNAVIKARAGAAATGLACVADDSGLSVDELNGMPGPLSARWSGGHGDDEANNRLLLGQMAHVPAARRGAAFVSVCALVTPDGQEHVVEGRWPGTLLEAPRGDNGFGYDPLFMPAGEDRSAAQMSPEEKNAVSHRGRALAQLVPVIAQLAQ from the coding sequence ATGAAGCTGCTGGTCGCGTCGAATAACAAGAAAAAGCTGGGCGAGCTGGAGCGCATTCTGTCCGACTCAGGCCTGTCCGGCGTTGAGCTGCTCCCACTGTCCGCGGTTGAGCCGTACGACGAGCCCGTCGAGGACGGCCGCACGTTTGCCGATAACGCTGTGATCAAGGCCCGCGCCGGCGCCGCCGCTACCGGGCTCGCCTGCGTTGCCGACGACTCCGGCCTCAGCGTCGACGAACTCAACGGCATGCCGGGCCCGCTTTCCGCCCGCTGGTCTGGCGGTCACGGCGACGATGAGGCCAACAACCGCCTGCTGCTGGGGCAGATGGCGCACGTGCCGGCAGCGCGCCGCGGCGCCGCCTTCGTTTCGGTCTGCGCGCTGGTAACCCCGGACGGCCAGGAGCACGTGGTGGAGGGCCGCTGGCCGGGCACGCTGCTAGAAGCGCCGCGCGGGGACAATGGCTTCGGCTACGACCCACTGTTTATGCCGGCGGGTGAGGACCGGTCTGCGGCGCAGATGAGCCCGGAGGAAAAGAACGCCGTATCCCACCGCGGCCGCGCGCTGGCGCAGCTGGTTCCGGTCATCGCGCAACTGGCGCAGTAG
- the rph gene encoding ribonuclease PH — protein sequence MTEFTRFDGRALDQLRTVRITRNFTTNPAGSVLVEFGNTRVMCTASVEEGVPRFKRDSGEGWLTAEYSMLPAATHDRMRRESMAGKVKGRTHEISRLVGRSLRAAVDLSQLGENTINLDCDVLQADGGTRTASITGAYVALADAIAVLKERGVVPGEPLLDPIAAVSVGIIDGHVCLDLPYEEDSRAEVDLNVVMQQGGDFVEIQGTGEHGLFGRAQLNEMLDVAEKGCTELIAAQKVALGW from the coding sequence ATGACTGAATTCACCCGTTTCGATGGGCGCGCGCTAGACCAGCTGCGCACCGTCCGTATCACCCGCAATTTCACCACCAACCCGGCCGGCTCCGTGCTGGTGGAGTTTGGTAACACCCGCGTGATGTGCACCGCCTCCGTGGAGGAGGGCGTGCCGCGTTTCAAGCGTGATTCCGGTGAGGGCTGGCTAACCGCCGAATACTCGATGCTCCCCGCGGCGACGCATGACCGCATGCGCCGCGAGTCCATGGCGGGCAAGGTCAAGGGCCGCACCCACGAAATCTCCCGCCTGGTGGGCCGCTCCCTGCGCGCCGCGGTGGATTTGAGCCAGCTGGGTGAAAACACCATCAACCTGGACTGCGACGTGCTCCAGGCTGACGGCGGAACCCGCACCGCGTCCATCACGGGCGCATACGTGGCGCTGGCGGATGCGATTGCGGTGCTCAAGGAGCGCGGCGTGGTCCCCGGCGAGCCGCTGCTGGACCCAATCGCGGCCGTCTCCGTTGGCATCATTGATGGCCACGTGTGCCTGGATCTGCCGTATGAGGAGGATTCCCGCGCCGAGGTGGATCTCAACGTGGTCATGCAGCAAGGCGGCGACTTTGTCGAGATTCAGGGCACCGGCGAGCATGGCCTGTTCGGCCGCGCCCAGTTGAATGAGATGCTGGACGTGGCGGAGAAGGGCTGCACGGAGCTCATCGCCGCGCAGAAGGTCGCCCTGGGCTGGTAG
- a CDS encoding MBL fold metallo-hydrolase → MKLTILGCSGSVPVPGNPASGYLVSFPDAPSIVMDIGPGTLANLQSVQDPCDAHVLLSHLHADHCMDFPSLLVWRRFHPVKPAASRNYLVGPRHTPVHLGRLSADVPDEVDDFSDSFAFEQWHDRKRELIDDVYVTPFKTLHPIETYALRMEHATSGTAIAYSADSAYTEDLVEAARDADVFLCEAAWGETSEGKAPNMHMSGAEAGRLAAQANAKTLVLVHLQPWGDAEATLAAAQAEFSGEVILGKAGMEFEL, encoded by the coding sequence ATGAAGTTGACGATTCTTGGTTGCTCCGGTTCCGTGCCGGTTCCTGGTAACCCAGCATCCGGTTATCTTGTGTCCTTCCCGGACGCGCCCTCCATCGTCATGGATATAGGCCCAGGTACTTTGGCTAACCTGCAGTCCGTGCAGGATCCTTGCGATGCCCACGTCCTGCTGAGCCACCTCCACGCGGATCACTGCATGGATTTCCCGTCGCTCCTGGTCTGGCGGCGCTTCCATCCCGTCAAACCCGCCGCGTCCCGCAATTACTTGGTGGGTCCGCGCCACACCCCGGTCCATCTGGGGCGCCTGTCCGCCGACGTGCCCGACGAAGTCGATGATTTCTCCGATTCCTTCGCCTTCGAGCAGTGGCATGACCGCAAGCGCGAACTCATCGATGACGTGTACGTCACCCCGTTTAAGACGCTGCACCCCATTGAGACGTATGCGCTGCGCATGGAGCACGCCACGTCGGGCACGGCCATCGCGTACTCCGCGGACTCCGCTTACACCGAAGACCTGGTCGAGGCGGCCCGTGACGCAGATGTGTTTTTGTGCGAGGCGGCGTGGGGGGAAACCTCGGAAGGCAAAGCCCCCAACATGCACATGTCCGGCGCCGAGGCGGGCCGGCTCGCCGCGCAGGCCAACGCGAAAACCCTAGTGCTGGTCCACCTCCAGCCGTGGGGCGACGCCGAGGCAACGCTGGCCGCCGCGCAGGCGGAGTTTAGCGGTGAGGTCATCCTGGGCAAGGCCGGAATGGAATTTGAGCTTTAA
- the murI gene encoding glutamate racemase: MITATSPIGIFDSGVGGLTVARTIMDQLPNESIIYIGDTAHGPYGPRTIAEVRELSTRIADELVARGCKMIVIACNTATAAFLHDARERYDVPVVEVIRPAVRRAMATTRNNKVGVIGTEGTVNSGAYQDLFAVNPQVEAFATACPDFVPFVERGITMGRQILGVAEGYLAPLQAAGVDTLVLGCTHYPLLTGVIQLAMGDGVTLVSSAEETAKDVLKTLTRLDLLAPEDNVPTRSFEATGDPESFAKLATRFLGPGIGEVSHTGS; encoded by the coding sequence ATGATCACCGCAACATCGCCCATCGGGATCTTCGACTCAGGCGTCGGCGGGCTGACCGTGGCTCGCACCATCATGGACCAGCTGCCCAACGAGTCCATCATCTACATCGGGGACACCGCGCACGGGCCCTACGGTCCCCGCACCATCGCTGAGGTTCGCGAACTTTCCACCCGCATCGCGGATGAATTGGTCGCCCGCGGATGCAAAATGATAGTAATCGCCTGCAACACCGCCACCGCGGCGTTCCTGCACGACGCGCGTGAGCGCTATGACGTCCCCGTGGTGGAGGTCATCCGCCCCGCCGTGCGCCGCGCCATGGCCACCACCCGCAACAACAAGGTGGGCGTGATTGGCACGGAAGGGACCGTCAACTCCGGCGCCTACCAGGATTTATTCGCGGTCAACCCCCAGGTGGAGGCCTTTGCCACCGCCTGCCCGGACTTCGTGCCATTCGTCGAGCGCGGCATCACCATGGGGCGCCAGATTCTGGGCGTGGCGGAAGGCTACCTGGCCCCGCTCCAGGCCGCCGGGGTGGACACGCTGGTCCTGGGATGCACGCATTATCCCTTGCTCACCGGCGTGATCCAGCTGGCGATGGGGGACGGCGTGACCTTAGTCTCCTCCGCTGAGGAAACCGCCAAGGACGTGCTCAAAACCCTGACCCGGCTGGATTTGCTGGCCCCGGAGGATAACGTCCCTACGCGGAGTTTCGAGGCCACCGGCGACCCGGAATCCTTCGCCAAGCTGGCTACTCGATTCCTGGGCCCGGGCATTGGTGAGGTCAGCCACACGGGGTCGTAA
- a CDS encoding rhomboid family intramembrane serine protease produces MTYQNPQFREPQFSGGARPTAPQLPERKVNRGGSHNYTRRGRIRTGITFAVGYVVIIWAVFIINAVVFGGGLNAYGIRPLDFGGIWGIFFSPFLHANWEHLLSNTIPGAIFCFLIGLSGRLAWWEVTVISLLVGGIGTWLLGGPGTLHIGASGLVYGWLAYLIVRGIFNRSLIQFALGVVLGMAYSGLIWGVLPVTPGVSWQGHLFGAIGGIVAGMVITSDDTLAQLQHRKR; encoded by the coding sequence ATGACTTATCAGAATCCTCAATTCCGGGAGCCCCAGTTCAGCGGTGGGGCCCGCCCCACCGCGCCGCAGCTCCCGGAGCGCAAGGTCAACCGCGGCGGTTCGCACAACTACACCCGACGCGGACGCATCCGCACGGGAATCACCTTTGCCGTGGGCTACGTGGTCATCATTTGGGCGGTGTTCATCATCAACGCGGTCGTCTTCGGCGGAGGACTCAACGCCTACGGCATCCGCCCGCTGGACTTCGGTGGCATCTGGGGCATTTTCTTCTCCCCATTCCTCCACGCCAATTGGGAACACCTTTTGTCTAACACCATTCCCGGCGCCATCTTCTGTTTCCTCATTGGCCTTTCGGGCCGCCTGGCGTGGTGGGAGGTGACCGTCATCTCCCTGCTGGTCGGCGGGATCGGCACCTGGCTGCTGGGCGGGCCGGGAACCCTGCACATCGGCGCCTCGGGCCTGGTGTATGGCTGGTTGGCGTACCTCATCGTGCGCGGAATCTTCAATCGCTCCCTGATTCAGTTCGCCCTGGGTGTGGTCCTGGGGATGGCCTACTCGGGTCTTATCTGGGGCGTGCTTCCGGTCACGCCGGGTGTGAGCTGGCAGGGGCACCTATTCGGCGCTATCGGCGGCATCGTAGCGGGCATGGTTATCACCTCCGATGACACGCTCGCCCAGCTCCAGCACCGCAAGCGTTAG
- a CDS encoding DUF2017 domain-containing protein has protein sequence MQAWKKKKSLMRGVRFHTVLEPMEREVLGDLTATVSESIIARAQSAPKDELAEMMDMPSGHTEAPEDPSLARLFPDFMRDGDEAYEGDSGLMRALHENDIAKAKLRNLQVINQALGPDGGVEVSISEAEAHAFLSGLNDLRLWVAAGEVRGGEAAEADRDALVEWLAFNQDSLLNALMP, from the coding sequence GTGCAGGCTTGGAAGAAAAAGAAGTCCCTGATGCGTGGGGTTAGGTTCCACACGGTCCTCGAGCCCATGGAGCGGGAGGTGTTGGGGGATCTCACCGCCACCGTGTCGGAATCCATCATTGCGCGTGCGCAATCCGCCCCCAAGGATGAACTGGCGGAGATGATGGACATGCCTTCCGGCCACACCGAGGCCCCGGAGGACCCCTCGCTCGCGCGCCTTTTCCCCGATTTCATGCGTGATGGGGATGAGGCCTATGAGGGGGATTCCGGCCTGATGCGCGCGCTGCACGAAAATGACATCGCCAAGGCCAAGCTGCGCAACCTCCAGGTCATCAACCAGGCGCTCGGCCCCGATGGCGGCGTGGAGGTTTCCATATCGGAGGCAGAGGCCCACGCCTTTCTTTCCGGCCTCAATGACCTGCGCCTGTGGGTCGCCGCGGGCGAGGTGCGTGGCGGCGAGGCCGCCGAAGCTGATCGCGACGCGCTGGTGGAATGGCTCGCATTCAACCAGGATTCGCTGCTCAACGCGCTGATGCCTTAA
- the clpS gene encoding ATP-dependent Clp protease adapter ClpS: MGSPMATPELDEAIEVDVATSENLPWMCIVWDDPVNLMSYVSYVFQTVLGYDKKRANELMMQVHTEGKAAVSSGERDKVEADVKKLQVAGLWATMQQAG; the protein is encoded by the coding sequence ATGGGCTCGCCTATGGCCACACCAGAGCTCGATGAAGCGATAGAGGTAGACGTAGCCACCAGCGAGAATCTGCCCTGGATGTGCATAGTCTGGGATGATCCCGTCAACCTCATGAGCTATGTGTCATACGTATTCCAAACCGTCCTGGGTTATGACAAAAAGCGCGCGAATGAGCTCATGATGCAGGTCCACACGGAGGGCAAGGCCGCCGTATCCTCCGGCGAGCGGGACAAAGTGGAAGCTGACGTGAAGAAACTTCAGGTTGCCGGCCTGTGGGCTACCATGCAGCAGGCCGGCTAA